CGGACTTCTGCGACAGTCCCACGCCGCAAATCTCACAGGTGAACATCTTGGCACCGGTGTGGCTAACCTTGTGCTGCCTCAGCGATGAGGAATCATAGTAGGCTTTGTCGCACAAATCACAAGCATATGGTCGCTCTCCGGTGTGCGTGAGCATGTGGCGTCTTAGATGATCCAAAGCGGCATAGCCGCGACCGCACTGATCACAATTGTGTGGCTTTTCCTCTGCATGGGTGCGCTTGTGGGCGGCCAGGCTAGATGTGGTGCGATAGAATCTTCCACAGATGGTGCACTGGTGGGGCTTGACATTGGTGTGGGTAAGCATGTGCTCCTTGAAGTTGCGCAAATGCTTCAGCTTCTTGCCGCACTCCTCGCATCTGTACAGCTTTTCGTTTATGTGGGAACGCATGTGCTGGTTCAAGCGGCACTGTTGGCGGAAAGGCTTGTGGCATTCGGTGCAGACATACGGTAGCGGCTCGCAGGGCAGTTGGCTCGAATCCAGGGACTCATCTAGGTAGTCTTCCTCCTCGGCCTCGACCTCCTCTTCTTCGCCAGTCTGTTGGATAGTTTTTGGATGCAAATTAACGTTTCTACGGGATGGGGGTTTGCACTTACCAAATGCTCCTCTGTTTCCTCCTCTACGATCTCCAGTCCCTCTTCGCCGACCTCTTCTAGGGCGTCTTCGGAGCGTATCACTATCATTTGGTCATCGAGCATATCGGCTGTCGTTTCGTCCATCACTTCAATGTCATCCTCATCGCCGTCAAGCGAGCAGAACTCATTCTTGATGGTCACATATTCGATTTCTGCTGGCTGGTACTCATGGACGCTCTCCATCTCTAAATGCTCGGCTGTGGTTGTTAGCTgttcatcctcctcctcgtctaCATGCTCCTCATGCTCCTCATGCTCGGCCACCTCCTCGATGACGAACTCCTCCTCGACTTGCTGCAGTTCGTTCAGATTCTCTAGCATAGCGGACGACGACTCGTCCGTGGAGGAGCCCTGTTTGGCGCTGCTGCCCCCCTGCACATCGGATAGCATCTCAACCATGACGTACTCATCGAAGGCGTCGTTGGCTTCATTCAGTCCCTGGCGCAGAAGTTCGTCCGAATCAATAACCATGCGCTTGAATGCAACTGCCTGCTCCAGGAGCTGCAGGCAGTTCTGGCATATGTGCTGCGGCATCGTTTCGCCGTCCTCCGGCTCAAATGAGAGGTTCGAGCAATACTTTAGCATGTTGGCCAGGGTGGTGGTGCCTTCGGTACCAATCTCGATCTCGTCTTGGAGCGATTTATATAGCTTGCAGGCTCGTGTACAGGTACGGCAATTCATCACCACGCTCCCAGCCTTGGCCGTCATCATTGTATTGCGAATTCTCTTATTTTAATTGCTATATTTCGTCAGTTTTTTCGAATAATCCGAATGCTTTTCCTATACCACGCACACAACGacttcttttgcttttttttgctattttatttaaaaagcaagcaaaatgtgttgtcaaaacaaaaaactatggTCAATAATACACTCTACACGGTTACTACACGGTCACTTCACATTTTCTACACAATGGAAGGAAAAAGAGGGTgtggacaacaggcaacacGGCAATTTGCAATATGTCTTGGCTGGTTTTGCCTGCTGTCCATACCCTTTTTTATAGCCCATTCACATTTACAACTCATTTTTTCGTCGCAGGAGATACCACTTATCGATaattatatagtatatactCAGAAATATACTGAAATAGACGTCACAGTTACAAAATATATGCcttgattttgatatttttgatATTATTTGATCTGTTTGaagaaattaaaaactaaTATTAAGAGTGCGTAAGTTAGACATGGTGTATAAACGGCCAGtttgaccgcggacttattaTACGGACTGACACTCAGAAGTATACcgataaaaaaaagaaccaagTCCATTCAAACCGCCTATGTTCAAAAAGTGAACAGCTCGAATAAAGCCGCTGAAAAAAAAGCCGAAACAGATAGCCAATAACCGATTTGAAGGAAGCAGTTCGcctatcgatactatcgattgAATAATCGCAAGAGCTGCGCGCCAAAGcgaattgtttgaaagtgaatgactGACAAGGTTATGAAAGCAACCCAGTGGAATAAGCGATGCACGGAAGTAGGATTTGAGAGATCGAAAATCCAAAAACCTGcgttttcaatttaattaaaacaattgCAAATTACTAAATCAAATTTGTGGAAGACACTAAACATACAATTACAGATCGAATGAATTATTTGACTCGTGAGCAAAGCTGGTGATTTGCTGCCTACGATTTTCTGCAGCTGCCGATTGCGGCGGTGGCATACGATTCCGAAAGCTGGTAGGGGCCCTGGAATCAAGTGGGTCGATCGCCAGGACCGATGCGGGCCCCGTATGCTCTTCCATTGATCTCCGACGCTTGGACATGAGAAAACTAAAGAACGATTAAAAAAGTAATTTCGTTTCGCTTAATTGTCAAAGACTTACCGGCGTTCCGCCTCTTTTTGCTTTGCCACCTGCAATTTAATTTGACGCATTCGTAGAGTCAGTTTTCTCCGCTCCACGCGCAGCGTCTGTTGCTCATGAAAGTGCTTCTGGCATACCAACTGGGCTAGCTCTATGTCCTTGTCTAATTTGTCCATAATCTTCTCCTGTCGAGGACAAAAGACAAGCAATTAAACTGAACTGAAACTAATACATTTTAGGTAATTTTGTAATTAGATAAGTTGTTTACCTTCTTTTCCTTGTACttattgaaatgtttttggtTGGTTCGCTGGAATGTTTCTACGAAATCAAGGGCCAAATTCCACGGCTCCGGATGAAACAACCGCTTCAGATTGTTGGGCATCGAGTTGTTTATTTGCCGGCCGCGCACATTCTTGTGGCAGATGGGGCACGTGTAGATGGGCGCATCGCTGGGCGTGCGTCCTAGGCAGGCTTTCACGCATTTCTCGCAGCTCACATGCTGGCAGGCCAGTAAAAAGAACATGTGCCTCTTGAGGGCAAACTGATCGAAGCAGCGATTGCAGTGTATCCATAGTTTATTGGCATCCGGCTTGGGCGTCGGGGACGATTTGCCAGCATCGTCCGCGCCAACTTTGGACATCATTTTGATCAAATATCGGTGCAAATGTTTTgggtttgtttatttaattgtaaCTGGACTTTTCCCAGGGCTGGGATACCAGTATAACAAATTATtccagctatatggcagcttCGCTGTGTGTACTAACTTTCGGGCAACTCTGTCAGGATAACGGAACATACAATAACACaagacttttatttgaatataaaaagaaacatGAAACACAATATTTAAAACTATTAGTTAGGTCTGGCGCATCCGCTCAATTGGTTCCCTGGGCCGGATTCGATACCGCTTCGACGAACTGGACGGCGACATGGAATTGTAATACTGATTATCCAGTGTCTGAGTGCGCTTCCGCTTCAAGGGATGCACATCATCCGTAGCTTGCGTCGAGGTGCGC
The sequence above is a segment of the Drosophila pseudoobscura strain MV-25-SWS-2005 chromosome X, UCI_Dpse_MV25, whole genome shotgun sequence genome. Coding sequences within it:
- the vilya gene encoding RING finger protein vilya, translating into MMSKVGADDAGKSSPTPKPDANKLWIHCNRCFDQFALKRHMFFLLACQHVSCEKCVKACLGRTPSDAPIYTCPICHKNVRGRQINNSMPNNLKRLFHPEPWNLALDFVETFQRTNQKHFNKYKEKKEKIMDKLDKDIELAQLVCQKHFHEQQTLRVERRKLTLRMRQIKLQVAKQKEAERRFLMSKRRRSMEEHTGPASVLAIDPLDSRAPTSFRNRMPPPQSAAAENRRQQITSFAHESNNSFDL
- the dwg gene encoding zinc finger protein 391, with product MMTAKAGSVVMNCRTCTRACKLYKSLQDEIEIGTEGTTTLANMLKYCSNLSFEPEDGETMPQHICQNCLQLLEQAVAFKRMVIDSDELLRQGLNEANDAFDEYVMVEMLSDVQGGSSAKQGSSTDESSSAMLENLNELQQVEEEFVIEEVAEHEEHEEHVDEEEDEQLTTTAEHLEMESVHEYQPAEIEYVTIKNEFCSLDGDEDDIEVMDETTADMLDDQMIVIRSEDALEEVGEEGLEIVEEETEEHLTGEEEEVEAEEEDYLDESLDSSQLPCEPLPYVCTECHKPFRQQCRLNQHMRSHINEKLYRCEECGKKLKHLRNFKEHMLTHTNVKPHQCTICGRFYRTTSSLAAHKRTHAEEKPHNCDQCGRGYAALDHLRRHMLTHTGERPYACDLCDKAYYDSSSLRQHKVSHTGAKMFTCEICGVGLSQKSGYKKHLLVHSGQKPHKCHICGRAFTFTSNLNAHVRLHSGEKPFKCEICGKAFPTKKRLNSHLRVHNKESRHSGTTTSVVSTSAVGVGVGMHVTNDLNHRHGGGGGGSSTVMHSADVTDQKVSNSKVVVVL